The Vulcanimicrobium alpinum sequence GACGCCGTGCAAGCCGCGTGCTTTGAGGCCGCGAAAGAACTCGTTCCACGTCGCAAAGCTCTCCGAATCGCCGATCGAAAGACCAAGGATTTCTCGGTATCCGTCAGCGCGAATGCCGCTCGCGATGAGGAGCGCTTTGCTGACGACGCTCTTGTCGGTGCGCACCTTCGTAAAGAGCGCGTCAACGATGATGAACGGGTACGCCGCATCAAGCCGACGATTCAAGAATCCCGCGACCGGCTCGTCAAGGGCCTTCGCGAGGCGACTGACCGTCGATTTCGAAAACGACGTCCCACACAGACCTTCGGTTATCCGCGTGACCTTCCGCGTCGAGACGCCGTTGACGACCATCTCCATCAGGCCCACGACAAAGGCTTGTTCGCTGCGGCGATAACGCTCGAAGATGTCGGTTGAGAAGCTGCCGTCGCGCGTCTGCGGCACGCGCAGGACCAGCGATCCGACGCGGGTCGAGAGCTGTCGATCGCGATACCCATTTCGATAGCCCTCCCGTTCTTCGCAGCGCTGGTAACGCTCGGCACCCAGATGATCGCGCATCTGTGCCTCGAGCACTTGGTTGAGAATCACTTCGACGAGTTTGCCGAGCGCTGCCGGCTGATCGAGCAAAGCTGGAATCGCGTCGCGGGATAGGGTAAGATCGTAATCGGCCACCGTTCCGGTCCTTTCGATTGAGGTGTTGAACAACGTCAATCTTCGAACCGGAGCGGTGGCTACCCGCCCGCTCAATTTACATCAATTATAGGGACTCGGCCCTACCAGCAGACCTTCATCGACACCTATGCGAAGGTGGGCGTCGCGAAGCTCTATTTGGACAAGACACCAATCACTGCGGCCGACCTGCTCAACGATCGCGTGTTACCGCTATACGAAGAGTACGGGATTACGTTGCAACGGATCCTGACCGACCGCGGCACGGAGTTTTGCGGGCGTGAGGGACATCCGTACGAGCTCTACCTGGCGATCGAAGACATCGACCACACCCGAACGAAGGCACGCCATCCGCAGACCAACGGCATCGTCGAGCGTTTTCACAAAACGATGCTTGATGAGTTTTATCGGATCGCGTTTCGCAAGACGATCTACACGTCGCTCGAGCAACTGCAGCGGGACCTCGATGCGTGGACCGAGGAGTACAACACGCAGCGTCCGCATCAAGGACGCTGGTGCTACGGCAAGACGCCGATGCAGACATTCGTCGACAGTGTCTCCCTTGCGAAAGAGAAACAGATCGCTTAGACTGAAACCCAACCTATCTGACACTACCGCAAGATCGTACGACTGTCAGATCACATAGTAGCTAGTACAGCGCCAGAAATTGCGCGCACTGCCAGCCATATAGATCTTCCAGATACGATACGTGCGCTCGTCGGTCGCAGCAATAACATTGTCGCAGCTCGCTTCGAGATTTTTGTGCCAGGCGCGTAGAGTTCGAGCGTAGTGTTCGCGGAGATTCTCGACGTCGCGGACCTCGAATCCAACCCTCCCTGCAGCACGGAGTATCGTCTCAATGCTCACGAGGTCCCCGTCCGGAAAGACGTATCGGTCCATGAAGCCGCTCGCGCGACAGCCTCTGCCATCGCGACTCTGCTGAGCGATCCCGTGGTTGAGAAAAAGTCCGCCTTTGCGAAGTGCATCGAATGCGGTGTGGAAATATACTTGCAGCCGCTCTCGGCCGACATGTTCGATCATTCCAACGCTGACGATCTTGTGAAAGGTCTCGCCGCGCAAATCACGATAGTCGCGTAATTCAACGCGAACCCGATCTCCGACGCCCGCCTGGGCGATGCGTCGCTGAGCTTCTTCATACTGCAGGCGACTCAACGTTACGCCAAGGGCCTCAGCACCGAATTGCTGCGCGGCACGCAGAACGAGGGCTCCCCAACCGCAGCCGATATCAAGTAGACGTTCCCCCGGACGTACCCGAAGTTTTCGTAATGTGTGATCGATCTTTGCGACCTGTGCATCGTCGAGTGTTTGCACGCCCTCGTCCCAGTAGCCGCATGAATAAACCATTCGCGAGTCAAGAAAGCTACGGTAGAATTCGATCGGCTGATCGTAGTGAAATCCGATCGCCGCCGCATCACGCTGTTTTGAGTGCCGCTTTCCGTGGAGTTGCGCTTCGTGCCGCGACGCTCGCGGTACGTTCGGCAGACGCATGAGCTGCGCGATCAGACGAGGCAGTGTGAGGCGAGGTAAGATCTCGAGCGCATTTTCAATCGCGTCGATCACCAACTCGATATCGCCGTCGATGTCGATCCATTTCTCGACGAACGCCCGCCCAGGGCTCAAGTCCAGCGGCGGAGCAAATGCTGCTCGCAGGGCGAACGGTTCATTGATGAACAGCGTGAAGTGTGCGTTCTCGGTTGCTGGCACGCGCGTGCCATCCCAAAGTTCCACCGCAAAAGTGCGCGCGAAATCTCGACCAAATAATGTTCGCAGAATCGCGACGGAGCGATCTGCGGCGCTTCTTTTTCCAGCCGCTATTAGAAATCGCTGTTGGAGGGGTAAAATAGAAACGCTCCCGCTATAACGCAGGAGCTATCAGCCCAAAACGGGCGGTTAATGGCGAGCCCCATCGCCAAATTTTTTTTTCGATCATAGCACACGTTTTGATAAACGACAATCGAGTGCTCGTTAATGGTGAAGGGCGGTGGGCTGGCACTGCCCGCCTCCTCACTGAATCTATCGTGCGCTCGAGGGGATCGAGAGGCATCTCGAAGACCGGCATTCGTGAGTTGGACTGCTCGTGAGTTTTGGCTGAAGGGATGCGGACAGCTTCTGAAAGAATCGTCGCCTGAGGACCTGGTTTGAAGGTGGTGGAGTCCGCCTGCAGCGATCGTCTGCGAACTGCCGATTTCGGCCAATGACTCCTGGCGCGTGCTAGGAGTTTTTTGTTTTCCGGCACACTTTTTTCGCGAGACATCAATCTATGAACGATGAAACGGCCAAGGCGTATCCGTACCGTCCTGCTTTGCGAGTGAGTATCTATATCGGCGAGCGCGACCACCACGCCGGACAGCCGTTATATACGGCAATTGTCGAGCTAGCACGCAAGCTTGGAATCGCCGGAGCGACGGTTCTTCGCGGAATCGAAGGCTACGGTGCTGATGCGGTGGTGCATTCCGCGAGCATCGTCGACCTTTCATCGAATCTTCCGTTGATCGTGGTCGTCATTGATGAACTTCCGAGGATACAAACGTTCATCTCGACGGTCGCCGACATGCTGGTCGATGGAATGATGACCACGGAAGAGCTTGAGATCGTCGATCATAAGCACGGAAAGATTTTGTGATGGATCCACGCGCGATGCTTGCTGTGGGAGCGGGCGCCGCAATTGGGGGTGTCGGTCGACTCCTGGTGACGGAGGCGGTCGTTGCACGGGTAGGAGCCGGATTTGGGCATTATGCCACGTTTTTCATCAATGTTTCCGGTGCATTCCTCATCGGTGTCGTGCTCGCTCTCGCGCAATCCCGCACGGAATTTAATCCGCTCTTGCGATTGTTTTTAGCGACGGGAATTCTTGGCGGCTACACGACCTTCTCAACATTCTCATTCGAGGTGTTCAATCTGGCAACCGGCGGATTCGTGCTTACCTCGATTGTATATGCTGTAGGGAGTGTCGCGCTGGGCGTTATCGCCGCGTTTCTCGGCGTGACGCTCGTGCGCGCGATCGGTGTATAAAGATCGCGGCCCGACGGAGGCACCCGGTTGATGAAGGTCTCGCCATTCGTATGGCTATGCGGAGTTGGGTTCCTCGGCCGCTTGAGCTACGAGATGATTCGTACGCCGATCGTTTCGCTTTTTGCCGTCAGGCTCGGCGCACCCACGCAGATCATCGGTCTTTTAGTTGCGGCCGTCACGCTGACGGGAATCGTCGTGAAATATCCGTCCGGGGCGCTCGCCGACATTTTTGGGTTTCGCCGGATCATGTCGTATGGACTGATCGTGAAAGCGACGGCACCGTTCTTGTATATGCTGGTATCGACGTGGCCGCAGCTGCTCGTTTTGCGGCTGTACCACGGATTGTCAACGGCGCTGTACGCGCCCGTTGCCTCGGCATTCGTTGCGAAAGAATATCCCGAACAACGTGCGAGTCGCCTCGGCATGTACGGAGCATTCGAAAATGGCGGTGTCGTCTTGGGGCCGGTCTTCGGCGCCTATCTTTTGTCGGTTTCGTCATTCACCGTGGCCTTTCTCAGCTCCGGGATCATCGGAATCATGGCCTTTAGGGGAATTTTCGAAATCCCGCGTGACGCTCGCCGCACTCCGGAGGCTGCGCGGCTCCGACCGGCAGATATCGCGCGGCAGATGCTCGCAGGCGCGAAAGAAATCGCCAGTGACGGCGCCATCCGCATCGTAAGCTTTGTTGAAGGCACGATGTACATGGGCGTGGGTACGCTGCAAGCGTTTCTGCCGCTCTATGCATTGAGCGTGCATATTTCGGTGGCGGAGGTGGGCGTGTTGTTCGGTATACAGGGTGCGGCTTCCATCATCGGTCGCCCGCTCTGGGGCAAGGCCTCGGATACGACCGGTCGTCGGCCGCTCGTTGTCGCTGGAATAGTGCTCTGCGCGGCAACACTCGTGACCATGCCGTTAACGGAGAATTTCTTGATGCTCTGCGGCTTGAACTTGCTGTTCGGGCTCGGCACTGGAATGGTTACGCCATCGACGACCGCATTGATCGGCGATTTGGTCAAGCGCAATGCCTTCGGTGCGGCGATGGGTGTCTTCGGCAGTTTGTGGGATATCGGTCATGCGAGCGGTCCCATCATCGCGGGCTTCTTGATTGCCTGGATTGGCTATCGGTATGCGTTCTCGATCATCGCCGTGCCGATGCTTCTCGCGCTCGTCTTCTTCGTCAGCAGCAACGGCGTCCGTCGCGTGGCAGACCGGCTCGCCTCAAAACTTCCGTAAGTAGCGTTCAAGGAGATGCTCGAATTTATGCGGCTGATTGCTCGTTTGTGGATTTTGATCTTCGTTCTTGCGGCGACCCCGTCCGTGATCGTGTCCCGGCCCGTGGTGTATGAGAGGGTCGCCCTTGTAGCATAGAGAGCGGCCATCGTGGCTTTCGGCGAAGGTTGTTTTTGCAACAAATAACCGACCGAAAGGGATCCACGATGGCCAAACCCAGTATCGCACTTTCCGAGCTCGTCGAAAAGGGCGGCGACGTCGACTTCGTTCGCGAGATGCTCCAGTACGCCGGGCAGCGGATCATGGAGATCGATGTTGAGGAACTCTGCGGCTTGCCCTACGGCGAGCGCGGCCCCGGCCGACAGAACGCCCGCAACGGCTTCCGCGAGCGCCAATGGGAGACGCGTTCCGGCACGATCGGACTGCGCATCCCCAAGTTGCGCAAAGGTAGCTACTTCCCCGCGTTCCTCGAGCCGCGCCGCACGGCGGAGAAGGCGCTCACCGCCGTCATCCAAGAGGCCTACATCCAGGGCATCTCCACGCGCTCGGTCGACGAGCTCGTCAAGGCGATGGGGATGACAGGCATCTCCAAGAGTCAGGTCTCACGGCTGTGCGAAGAGATCGACGAACGCGTGAACGCATTTCTTACCCGGCCGATCGAAGGCGACTGGCCCTATCTTTGGATCGACGCGACGTACGTGAAGACGCGCTCCGGCGGACGCATCGTCTCGGTCGCCGTGATACTGGCCGTCGGCGTAAACACCGATGGGACACGGGAATTGTTGGGCCTCGCGGTTGGTCCGAGCGAAGCAGAGCCGTTCTGGATCGACTTTCTTCGCAGCTTGAGCCGCCGCGGATTGCGCGGTGTCAAGCTCGTCATTTCCGACTCGCATGTCGGCCTGAAAGCGGCCATCGCGAAAGTATTCAAAGCAACGTGGCAGCGCTGCCGCGTGCATTTTATGCGAAACGCGCTCGCACATGCGGGTAAAGGGCAACGGCAGATGGTCCTCGCGTTGATCAACACGGTATTCGCGCAAGAGACAGCGGAAGCTGCGCACGAGCAATGGCGTATCGTCTCCGAGCAGCTTCGGCAGAAGTTCCCGAAGCTCGCGGCGATGATGGACGACGCCGAGAACGACGTGCTCGCGTACATGGACTTTCCCAAGGCGCACCGCAAGCAGATCGCCTCAACCAATCCGCTCGAACGGGTCAACGCGGAGATCAAGCGGCGCACCGATGTCGTCGGTATCTTCCCGAACGATGCTGCCATCGTACGCCTCGTCGGTGCGGGCAGAGTCCCTATAATTGATGTAAATTCAGCGGGCGGGTAGCCACCGCTCCGGTTCGAAGATTGACGTTGACAACACTTCAATCGAAAGGACCGGAACGGTGGCCGATTACGATCTTACCCTATCCCGCGACGCGATTCCAGCGTTGCTCGATCAACCTGCGGCGCTCGGGAAGCTCGTCGAAACGATTTTGAACCAAGTGCTCGAGGCGCAGATGCGCGATCATCTGGGCGCCGAGCGGTACGAACGCTGTCAAGAACGGGAGGGCTATCGGAATGGGTATCGCGATCGACAGCTCTCGACCCGCGTCGGATCGCTGGTCCTGCGCGTGCCGCAGACGCGCGACGGCAGCTTCTCAACCGACATCTTTGAGCGTTATCGCCGCAGCGAACAAGCCTTTGTCGTGGGCCTGATGGAGATGGTCGTCAACGGCGTCTCGACGCGGAAGGTCACGCGGATAACCGAAGGTCTGTGTGGGACGTCGTTTTCGAAGTCGACGGTCAGTCGCCTCGCGAAGGCCCTTGACGAGCCGGTCGCGGGATTCTTGAATCGCCGGCTCGACGCGGCGTACCCGTTCATCATCGTTGACGCGCTCTTCACGAAGGTGCGCACCGACAAGAGCGTCGTCAGCAAAGCGCTGCTCATCGCGAGCGGCATTCGTGCTGACGGATACCGCGAGATCCTTGGTCTTTCGATCGGCGATTCGGAGAGCTTTGCGACGTGGAACGAGTTCTTTCGCGGCCTCAAAGCACGCGGCTTGCACGGCGTCGACGTTGCCGTCTCCGACAATCACTCGGGCTTACGCGAGGCGATCGCCAAGCAATTCGTCGGCGCGACATGGCAGCGTTGCCAGTTCCACGTGATGAAGAACTTGCTCGATCACGCGCCCAAGAAAGAACGCGAAAACGTAACCGCTGCAGCTCGGCTGATCTTCCTCGCAACTGATCGCAAAGAGGCCGAGCGTCGATATGCGGAATTCATGGCCCGCTTCGCAGAAACGGCGCCCAAGTCGTGCGTGTGCTTGGAAGGAGCGTTCGAAGACATGTTTGCGATCTTGCCGCTGCCGGAGAAATATCGTCGGCGACTGCGCACGAGCAACATGCAAGAGCGGCTCAATGAAGAGATTCGTCGCCGGGAGAAAGTCATTCGCATTTTCCCAAACGACGCCGCAGCGATTCGCATGGTCGGCGCGTTACTCTCCGAGCAAAACGACGAATGGTTAAGCCGAGCCTACTTCGACATGACCGAATACTTCGAATGGAAAGCAACGACGGTGGCCAAGCCGGCCGCCGTAAAACGAGACAGACGAGCAGCCTAACTTACGCGATCGACGAACCGGAATTACAGCAGATTTGGGACTTGACTGTCGGTGCGCTCCTACTGGAACAGAACGACGAATGGCAACTGCAGCGGCGCTACATGCAACTCGAAGGACTCAGTGCCGTCAGCGATAATCAGCCCGCCAAGCTCTCCGCCGTGATTAACGGCTGAGCGCTACCCTCGCCGAGCCACCGCTCGTACACCACGGCTGGGGACACGATCGTGGGTTTCCGGGTAGTATTGGAGCACAGGCTTTCGATACTTCGGAGGTGCGCTATGCGCTCGGATGATCAACAACATGCGTCGATGTGGACGACGCTCTCGCCCGAAGAAACCGTTCCCGCAGATCATCCGCTACGGCCGATTCGAAAAATGGTCAACGACGTGCTTGCGACGATGTCACCCGACTTCTCGAAGCTGTACTCGAAGCGAGGTCGGCCATCTATCGCTCCGGAAAAGCTTCTGCGATCGATCCTCCTGCAAGCGTTTTTCTCCATCAGGAGTGAGACGCTGCTCCTTGAGCAACTTCGCTATAACATGCTCTTTCGATGGTTCGTTGGTCTGGGCATGGACGATGCGATCTGGGACGTTTCGACGTTTAGCAAGAATCGCGAGCGATTTCTCCGTGGCGAGATCAGCGACAAGTTCTTTGCAGCCGTCGTTGAGATCGCGCGCGAAAACAATTTAGCGAGCGACGACCATTTCACCGTCGATGGGACGTTACTTCAAGCTTGGGCCAGTCATAAAAGCTTCAAGCCCAAGAATGACGACGATAATCCGCCGTCGTCAGGCCGCAATCCGGACGTCGATTTTACCGGTACGACGCGTAAAAACGATACTCATGAGTCGACGACCGATGCAGACGCGCGGCTCTATCGTAAGAGCCGTAATACGGCGTCGGTCCTCGGCTATCTCGCGCATGCGCTGATGGAGAATCGGAATGGTCTCATCGTTGGGATTCGCACGACGAGGGCCACTGGAACGGCCGAGCGCGAAGCCGCGATCGAGCTCATTCGCGGCGTTGGAGGCGCGCGACGGATTACACTTGGCGCCGACAAGGGTTACGACGCAGCTGCATTTGTCGAAGAACTCCGAGCGATGAACGTGACACCGCACATTGCTCGAAATCTCAGTCGTCGAAGTGCGATAGACGAACGGACAACGCGCCATGCCGGCTACGAAGCGAGTCAGAGAAAGCGAAAGCGCGTCGAAGAAATCTTTGGTTGGGCAAAGGCTACCGCGAATCTCCGACAAGTTCATTATCGCGGACTACGACTCGTAAGCGAGACCGTACGGTGGACGTCGATCGCATTCAATCTCGTGCGACTTCGCAACCTTGGAGTTGCATAATGACGATCGAAACGACGATACTCGACGACGTTTGGGCTTCAAAAAAGCAGTTCGAAGACACGAACAACCATACGAATAGGTGTACTAGCTACTATGTGATCTGACAGTCGTACGATCTTGCGGTAGTGTCAGATAGGTTGGGTTTCAGTCTAAGCGATCTGTTTCTCTTTCGCAAGGGAGACACTGTCGACGAATGTCTGCATCGGCGTCTTGCCGTAGCACCAGCGTCCTTGATGCGGACGCTGCGTGTTGTACTCCTCGGTCCACGCATCGAGGTCCCGCTGCAGTTGCTCGAGCGACGTGTAGATCGTCTTGCGAAACGCGATCCGATAAAACTCATCAAGCATCGTTTTGTGAAAACGCTCGACGATGCCGTTGGTCTGCGGATGGCGTGCCTTCGTTCGGGTGTGGTCGATGTCTTCGATCGCCAGGTAGAGCTCGTACGGATGTCCCTCACGCCCGCAAAACTCCGTGCCGCGGTCGGTCAGGATCCGTTGCAACGTAATCCCGTACTCTTCGTATAGCGGTAACACGCGATCGTTGAGCAGGTCGGCCGCAGTGATTGGTGTCTTGTCCAAATAGAGCTTCGCGACGCCCACCTTCGCATAGGTGTCGATGAAGGTCTGCTGGTAGATGCGGCCGACGCCCTTCATCGTCCCAACGAAGAAGGTGTCCTGCGCGCCGGAATCTGTCAAGGTGTTTGGTCCTGTTAGTCATCTGCTTTTTGTGAGCGCCTACACGGCGACCCCGTCGTGAGCGGGCGGATTTATCCACACCGCGGGCGGTAACACGATCCGCTTTGGCGATCCGCCGATGAATCGTTCCGGTTTGGCGCGGTAAGCCGCGAGCATCACGTCGTGTCTGGCGGCGAGCACGCGGTCCGCCTGGCCGTGATGCACCATTGCCGGCGTCAGCATCGCGATTCCGGAGTGCCGGTGCTCGTTGTTGTACCAGGTCATGAACTCACCAACGAAATCGTGCCCGTGCTCAAACGACCCAAATCGATCGGGGAATTCGGGATGGTACTTCAGCGTGCGGAACTGGGACTCCGAGAAGGGGTTATCGTCGCTAACGTGCGGACGGCTGTGCGAACGTACGACGCCGAGCTTGTCCATCAGGGCGCACACGGGTTGCGCCGTCATCTCCGCGCCGCGATCGGCGTGAACGATCGCGTGCCCGGGCTGGATGCCTTCACGTTCCAGCGTCTGCGCGATGAAGTGCCGTGCGAGTTCGGCGTTGGCCCGATGCACGAGCATCCAGCCGACGACAAACCGGCTGAAGATGTCGAGCATCACCAGCAGCGAGAACCACTCACCCGGGTGCGGGCCGCGCAGCTTCGTGATATCCCACGAGAAAACTTGACGCGGACCGGTGGCCACCAGTTCGGGCTTACGGTACTCCGGATGACGTGCAATACGGCGACGTTCGCGCACCTCCGCGTTTGCTCGCAGCAGGCGGTACATCGTGCTCACCGAGCACAGGTAGATACCTTCGTCCAGCAAGGTCGCGTGGATCGTCGCCGGCGCGCGATCGGCAAACCGCTCGCCATGCAGCACCGCGAGCACCTCAGCTTGCTCGTGTTCGCTCAGTGCTCTTCTCGAGCGCCGGCGCGAGATCACGGACGGAAGTCGTTCCGGCGTGCCGTTTAGGCGGCGCCGCAGCGTCGAGCGGCTGATGCCCGCTGCAGTGCA is a genomic window containing:
- a CDS encoding IS256 family transposase, producing the protein MADYDLTLSRDAIPALLDQPAALGKLVETILNQVLEAQMRDHLGAERYERCQEREGYRNGYRDRQLSTRVGSLVLRVPQTRDGSFSTDIFERYRRSEQAFVVGLMEMVVNGVSTRKVTRITEGLCGTSFSKSTVSRLAKALDEPVAGFLNRRLDAAYPFIIVDALFTKVRTDKSVVSKALLIASGIRADGYREILGLSIGDSESFATWNEFFRGLKARGLHGVDVAVSDNHSGLREAIAKQFVGATWQRCQFHVMKNLLDHAPKKERENVTAAARLIFLATDRKEAERRYAEFMARFAETAPKSCVCLEGAFEDMFAILPLPEKYRRRLRTSNMQERLNEEIRRREKVIRIFPNDAAAIRMVGALLSEQNDEWLSRAYFDMTEYFEWKATTVAKPAAVKRDRRAA
- a CDS encoding SAM-dependent methyltransferase — its product is MELWDGTRVPATENAHFTLFINEPFALRAAFAPPLDLSPGRAFVEKWIDIDGDIELVIDAIENALEILPRLTLPRLIAQLMRLPNVPRASRHEAQLHGKRHSKQRDAAAIGFHYDQPIEFYRSFLDSRMVYSCGYWDEGVQTLDDAQVAKIDHTLRKLRVRPGERLLDIGCGWGALVLRAAQQFGAEALGVTLSRLQYEEAQRRIAQAGVGDRVRVELRDYRDLRGETFHKIVSVGMIEHVGRERLQVYFHTAFDALRKGGLFLNHGIAQQSRDGRGCRASGFMDRYVFPDGDLVSIETILRAAGRVGFEVRDVENLREHYARTLRAWHKNLEASCDNVIAATDERTYRIWKIYMAGSARNFWRCTSYYVI
- a CDS encoding fluoride efflux transporter FluC; this translates as MDPRAMLAVGAGAAIGGVGRLLVTEAVVARVGAGFGHYATFFINVSGAFLIGVVLALAQSRTEFNPLLRLFLATGILGGYTTFSTFSFEVFNLATGGFVLTSIVYAVGSVALGVIAAFLGVTLVRAIGV
- a CDS encoding IS5 family transposase, with the protein product MRSDDQQHASMWTTLSPEETVPADHPLRPIRKMVNDVLATMSPDFSKLYSKRGRPSIAPEKLLRSILLQAFFSIRSETLLLEQLRYNMLFRWFVGLGMDDAIWDVSTFSKNRERFLRGEISDKFFAAVVEIARENNLASDDHFTVDGTLLQAWASHKSFKPKNDDDNPPSSGRNPDVDFTGTTRKNDTHESTTDADARLYRKSRNTASVLGYLAHALMENRNGLIVGIRTTRATGTAEREAAIELIRGVGGARRITLGADKGYDAAAFVEELRAMNVTPHIARNLSRRSAIDERTTRHAGYEASQRKRKRVEEIFGWAKATANLRQVHYRGLRLVSETVRWTSIAFNLVRLRNLGVA
- a CDS encoding IS256 family transposase; translated protein: MADYDLTLSRDAIPALLDQPAALGKLVEVILNQVLEAQMRDHLGAERYQRCEEREGYRNGYRDRQLSTRVGSLVLRVPQTRDGSFSTDIFERYRRSEQAFVVGLMEMVVNGVSTRKVTRITEGLCGTSFSKSTVSRLAKALDEPVAGFLNRRLDAAYPFIIVDALFTKVRTDKSVVSKALLIASGIRADGYREILGLSIGDSESFATWNEFFRGLKARGLHGVDVAVSDNHSGLREAIAKQFVGATWQRCQFHVMKNLLDHAPKKERENVTAAARLIFLATDRKEAERRYAEFMARFAETAPKSCVCLEGAFEDMFAILPLPEKYRRRLRTSNMQERLNEEIRRREKVIRIFPNDAAAIRMVGALLSEQNDEWLGRAYFDMTEYFEWKATTVAKPAAVKRDRRAA
- a CDS encoding MFS transporter translates to MKVSPFVWLCGVGFLGRLSYEMIRTPIVSLFAVRLGAPTQIIGLLVAAVTLTGIVVKYPSGALADIFGFRRIMSYGLIVKATAPFLYMLVSTWPQLLVLRLYHGLSTALYAPVASAFVAKEYPEQRASRLGMYGAFENGGVVLGPVFGAYLLSVSSFTVAFLSSGIIGIMAFRGIFEIPRDARRTPEAARLRPADIARQMLAGAKEIASDGAIRIVSFVEGTMYMGVGTLQAFLPLYALSVHISVAEVGVLFGIQGAASIIGRPLWGKASDTTGRRPLVVAGIVLCAATLVTMPLTENFLMLCGLNLLFGLGTGMVTPSTTALIGDLVKRNAFGAAMGVFGSLWDIGHASGPIIAGFLIAWIGYRYAFSIIAVPMLLALVFFVSSNGVRRVADRLASKLP
- a CDS encoding IS3 family transposase, which produces MSAALELAHEIPQRALCTAAGISRSTLRRRLNGTPERLPSVISRRRSRRALSEHEQAEVLAVLHGERFADRAPATIHATLLDEGIYLCSVSTMYRLLRANAEVRERRRIARHPEYRKPELVATGPRQVFSWDITKLRGPHPGEWFSLLVMLDIFSRFVVGWMLVHRANAELARHFIAQTLEREGIQPGHAIVHADRGAEMTAQPVCALMDKLGVVRSHSRPHVSDDNPFSESQFRTLKYHPEFPDRFGSFEHGHDFVGEFMTWYNNEHRHSGIAMLTPAMVHHGQADRVLAARHDVMLAAYRAKPERFIGGSPKRIVLPPAVWINPPAHDGVAV
- a CDS encoding DUF190 domain-containing protein → MNDETAKAYPYRPALRVSIYIGERDHHAGQPLYTAIVELARKLGIAGATVLRGIEGYGADAVVHSASIVDLSSNLPLIVVVIDELPRIQTFISTVADMLVDGMMTTEELEIVDHKHGKIL